One Scylla paramamosain isolate STU-SP2022 chromosome 6, ASM3559412v1, whole genome shotgun sequence DNA segment encodes these proteins:
- the LOC135101520 gene encoding uncharacterized protein LOC135101520, with translation MVAAEDSRMLWVAVIFVAGAFAGSLPVAAAEPSLYYVNTSPLGSFLEKSGMTLNIQDTYVTLRVKNKSTCRAACWSHTRCVAVAALADGETVQCRLADRGPTWTSVTTDSRATYTYWESSLPNGTYGLREDKMLYLVVADRTNFTAAKELCSRIPGHRLAITKTINQHETLLRIANEKQTSLWVDLRAEKTTAGYKVLWGDDTLYSDSEASRMAKMFTSPETQETVTRYYRLKGNVLHDTTLAMELCNPLCQANPMGL, from the exons ATGGTGGCGGCCGAGGACTCAAGGATGCTATGGGTGGCAGTCATCTTTGTGGCAGGAGCGTTCGCTGGCAGTCTTCCTGTGGCCGCAGCTGAACCTTCATTGTATTACGTAAACACTTCCCCTCTTGGCTCCTTTCTGGAAAAGTCTGGCATGACCCTAAACATCCAGGACACTTACGTCACGCTACGTGTCAAAAACAAAT CCACATGCCGCGCTGCTTGTTGGTCACACACTCGCTGCGTGGCCGTAGCAGCGTTGGCTGACGGGGAGACAGTCCAGTGCCGTTTGGCTGACAGAGGACCCACATGGACCAGTGTCACCACTGACTCTCGGGCTACCTACACCTATTGGGAAA GCTCGCTTCCCAACGGCACATATGGTCTGCGTGAAGATAAGATGCTCTACCTGGTGGTTGCTGACAGAACTAATTTCACAGCAGCAAAGGAACTGTGCAGTAGAATTCCTGGACACCGTCTGGCCATCACGAAAACCATCAACCAACATGAAACACTGCTTCGTATTGCCAACGAAAAAC AAACGAGTCTCTGGGTAGATCTGCGGGCCGAGAAAACCACCGCGGGCTACAAAGTGCTGTGGGGCGACGACACTCTGTACAGCGACAGCGAGGCCTCCAGGATGGCCAAGATGTTCACCAGCCCAGAGACGCAGGAGACGGTGACGCGTTACTACAGGCTGAAGGGAAACGTGCTCCATGACACCACACTGGCCATGGAACTGTGTAATCCACTCTGCCAGGCTAATCCGATGGGATTATAA